In Chryseobacterium turcicum, a single window of DNA contains:
- a CDS encoding M28 family metallopeptidase produces MKQLLLPIFSAIILTSCGAANTSINNQNQNASSSNLKNEKAFNKAYQKIKLKDLKKNLYVIASDEMEGRDTGSPGQKKAGEYIIQFYKDLGVSYPKKLASYYQKVPSSYMNKRGGGNLPDSENILAFVEGSEKPEEIIVISAHYDHVGTKNGEVYNGADDDGSGTVAVMQIAKAFQNAKNKGNGPKRSILFLHVTGEEHGLFGSSYYSDNPVFPLANTVADLNIDMIGRDDAENRGKNYVYVIGSEMLSSELKIINEAANKKTNNLELNYKYDDPKDPDRLYYRSDHYNFAKHGIPVAFFFDGIHEDYHKPTDDVEKIDFPLLQKRTQLVFATAWELANREARIVVDKK; encoded by the coding sequence ATGAAGCAATTACTTCTTCCGATATTTTCTGCAATTATTCTTACGAGTTGTGGAGCAGCAAATACATCGATTAATAATCAGAACCAAAATGCGAGTTCAAGTAATCTTAAAAATGAGAAAGCCTTTAATAAAGCATATCAGAAGATTAAACTTAAAGACTTAAAGAAGAATCTATATGTGATTGCGTCTGACGAAATGGAAGGAAGAGACACGGGAAGTCCTGGTCAGAAAAAGGCAGGTGAGTATATTATTCAATTTTATAAAGATTTAGGCGTTTCATATCCTAAAAAATTAGCTTCATATTATCAAAAAGTACCGTCTTCTTACATGAATAAAAGAGGTGGCGGAAATCTTCCTGATTCTGAAAATATTTTAGCATTTGTAGAAGGAAGCGAAAAACCAGAAGAAATCATTGTAATTTCTGCACATTACGACCATGTAGGAACAAAAAATGGAGAAGTTTATAACGGGGCAGATGACGATGGAAGCGGAACTGTTGCAGTAATGCAGATTGCAAAAGCCTTTCAAAATGCTAAAAATAAAGGAAACGGTCCTAAACGGTCGATTTTATTTTTACACGTAACGGGAGAAGAGCACGGACTTTTCGGGTCTTCTTATTACTCTGACAATCCTGTTTTTCCTTTGGCAAACACCGTTGCTGATTTAAATATCGACATGATTGGAAGAGATGACGCAGAAAACAGAGGAAAAAACTACGTGTATGTGATTGGTTCTGAGATGCTAAGTTCAGAATTAAAAATCATTAATGAAGCAGCTAACAAAAAAACAAATAATCTGGAATTAAACTATAAATATGATGACCCTAAAGATCCAGATAGATTATATTACCGTTCAGATCATTATAATTTTGCAAAACATGGGATTCCTGTAGCATTTTTCTTTGATGGCATACATGAAGATTATCACAAGCCAACAGATGATGTTGAGAAAATTGACTTTCCGTTGTTACAAAAGAGAACGCAGCTCGTGTTTGCTACCGCTTGGGAGCTTGCAAATCGTGAAGCAAGAATTGTAGTTGATAAAAAATAA
- a CDS encoding VOC family protein: MNQKIKSIRSFIGSKNFAESRAFYRDLGFEEVEIDPKFSVFKKGDFAFYLQDYYAKEWIENTMIFLEIENVDLYWEELISLNLKEKYDSIRLVPIKTEDWGKECFLIDPAGVLWHFGEFFTV; the protein is encoded by the coding sequence ATGAATCAAAAAATCAAATCAATAAGATCCTTTATAGGTTCTAAAAACTTTGCAGAAAGCAGAGCATTTTACAGAGATTTAGGATTTGAAGAAGTAGAAATTGACCCTAAATTTTCGGTCTTTAAAAAAGGAGATTTTGCCTTTTATCTACAAGATTATTATGCAAAAGAGTGGATTGAAAACACCATGATTTTCCTTGAAATAGAAAATGTAGACCTTTATTGGGAAGAACTTATTTCTTTAAATCTAAAAGAAAAATACGACTCCATCCGATTGGTTCCTATAAAAACTGAGGATTGGGGTAAAGAATGTTTTCTTATTGACCCGGCGGGTGTTTTGTGGCATTTTGGTGAATTTTTTACTGTTTAA
- a CDS encoding amidohydrolase, translated as MKTLIYLSISAFFISSCQTRKSAESLYFGGSILTMEDASPKVEAVVVKNGKIFFAGSKTEANHHVNNKTKMIDLKGKTLLPGFIDVHGHFTSRAGLIQAIDLFPEPYGTVNSIKDLQNTIRNYIKEHKIPENQPIIGNGYDDAIMVEHRHPTKEELDAISTTNPIIVIHTSGHVSVANSAMLKLVNLSDASKDPEGGHLGRDKNGKLNGKLEENASFKALLTITEKMKTGDSKAQAMNNLMKAQEEWLSYGQTTICDGRTMGESVDLLEQAAAEHLFKVDVVYFPDYEYFKKDLDVFKPKYMKYQNHLKLGGFKFSDDGSPQGKTAWLTQPYLVPPEGQSKDYKGFPIFTDEVLYEDLKTLFQNHITAQLHVNGDAAIDQAIRVIKRLKDENIYTPELRATLIHVQNSRPDHIQKIKDLGVIPSYFSTHTYLWGDWHYSSVFGPERASFISPANSALQAGIIFTIHHDAPVTPPDLITAVYAAVNRKTRSGRILGPDERITPLQALKAITINAAYQLQEEKTKGSIKAGKLADFVILDKNPVTIDPEKIRSIIVLETIKEGIPVYTRK; from the coding sequence ATGAAAACTTTAATTTATTTATCAATTTCAGCATTCTTCATCAGTAGTTGCCAAACTAGAAAATCTGCAGAATCTCTTTATTTTGGAGGATCTATTTTGACAATGGAAGACGCCTCTCCCAAAGTGGAGGCAGTTGTTGTAAAAAATGGAAAAATATTTTTTGCAGGATCTAAAACTGAGGCTAATCATCATGTCAATAATAAGACAAAAATGATTGACCTTAAAGGCAAAACTTTATTGCCAGGCTTCATAGATGTTCATGGTCATTTTACTTCAAGAGCAGGTTTAATACAAGCGATAGATTTATTTCCTGAACCTTATGGCACTGTTAACTCTATTAAAGATTTACAAAATACCATTAGAAATTATATAAAAGAGCATAAAATTCCGGAAAATCAGCCTATTATTGGGAATGGATACGATGATGCCATCATGGTAGAACACCGACATCCAACAAAAGAAGAGCTTGATGCAATCAGTACAACCAATCCTATTATTGTAATTCATACTTCGGGTCACGTTAGTGTTGCTAATTCTGCGATGCTAAAACTAGTCAATTTATCAGATGCATCAAAAGATCCTGAAGGAGGACATTTAGGAAGAGATAAGAATGGAAAACTTAACGGAAAGTTAGAAGAAAATGCAAGTTTTAAAGCATTACTTACTATTACCGAAAAAATGAAAACAGGTGATTCTAAAGCTCAGGCTATGAATAATCTTATGAAAGCACAAGAAGAATGGCTAAGTTATGGGCAAACCACAATTTGTGATGGAAGAACGATGGGAGAAAGTGTAGATCTTTTGGAACAAGCCGCTGCTGAACATTTATTTAAAGTTGATGTGGTTTATTTTCCAGATTATGAGTATTTTAAAAAGGATTTGGATGTTTTTAAACCTAAATACATGAAATATCAAAATCATTTAAAACTTGGAGGGTTTAAATTTTCTGATGATGGCTCTCCACAAGGAAAAACAGCCTGGCTAACACAGCCTTATCTTGTTCCACCTGAAGGTCAGTCTAAAGATTATAAAGGCTTCCCAATATTTACAGACGAAGTTCTATACGAAGATTTAAAAACTTTATTTCAAAATCATATCACCGCTCAGCTTCACGTAAATGGAGATGCTGCAATAGATCAAGCGATACGGGTTATCAAAAGATTAAAAGACGAAAATATTTATACTCCAGAATTGCGTGCAACGTTGATTCATGTACAAAATAGCCGCCCTGATCATATTCAAAAAATAAAAGATTTGGGGGTTATTCCTTCTTATTTTTCCACACACACTTATTTATGGGGAGATTGGCATTACTCAAGTGTTTTCGGTCCTGAAAGAGCTTCTTTTATCAGTCCAGCAAACTCTGCATTGCAAGCAGGGATTATTTTCACGATTCATCATGATGCCCCTGTCACCCCTCCAGATTTGATTACTGCCGTTTATGCTGCTGTTAACAGAAAAACCCGTTCTGGACGAATCTTAGGACCTGATGAAAGAATCACTCCTCTTCAAGCATTGAAAGCAATTACCATCAATGCTGCTTATCAACTTCAGGAAGAAAAAACAAAAGGCTCAATAAAAGCTGGAAAATTGGCAGATTTTGTCATACTAGATAAAAATCCGGTAACGATAGATCCAGAAAAAATCCGAAGCATTATTGTTTTAGAAACAATAAAAGAAGGCATTCCGGTTTACACCAGAAAGTAA
- a CDS encoding endonuclease V yields the protein MIYAFDTFYYEDFAKTVCIAFENWTSEIESFIYTENTEINADYESGAFYKRELPCILSLLKQIDLADDDLIIVDGYVTLDNTGKIGLGGYLYQSLNEKNPVIGIAKNGFASEDSLRKTVFRGESKTPLFLTAIGIDADDMKSNVENMHGAYRMPTLLKKLDQLTREKNELNSRN from the coding sequence ATGATTTACGCATTTGATACTTTTTATTACGAAGATTTTGCAAAAACGGTCTGTATTGCCTTCGAAAACTGGACTTCTGAAATTGAAAGTTTTATTTATACCGAAAATACAGAAATTAATGCTGATTATGAAAGTGGAGCTTTTTACAAAAGAGAATTACCTTGCATTTTAAGCTTATTAAAACAAATTGATTTAGCAGATGATGACCTCATTATTGTTGATGGCTATGTAACGTTGGATAATACTGGAAAAATAGGATTAGGAGGCTATCTTTATCAATCTTTAAATGAAAAAAATCCTGTTATTGGTATTGCTAAAAACGGATTTGCCAGTGAAGATTCTTTAAGAAAAACCGTTTTTCGTGGAGAAAGCAAAACACCATTATTTCTTACTGCGATTGGAATTGATGCAGATGATATGAAAAGTAATGTAGAAAATATGCACGGCGCATATAGAATGCCTACATTATTGAAAAAGCTTGACCAGCTTACAAGAGAGAAAAATGAACTAAATAGTAGAAACTGA
- a CDS encoding sodium-translocating pyrophosphatase — MDLFMLVPIFGVLALLFTFIQSRWVSKQNAGNEKMKVISGHIADGAMAFLKAEYKIMMYFVIIVAILLAVMGMTNSNSHWAIGIAFIIGAILSALAGFIGMKIATKANVRTAEAAKTSLSKALKVSFTGGSVMGMGVAGLAVLGLGSVYLIIKQIFAPHATVDSHEMERAIEILTGFSLGAESIALFARVGGGIYTKAADVGADLVGKVEAGIPEDDPRNPATIADNVGDNVGDVAGMGADLFGSYVATVLATMVLGRETLSNDSFGGFAPILLPMLIAGTGIIFSMIGTLFVKINDNEGASTSNIQNALNLGNWGSIVITAVASYFLVNYLLPETMVLRGHEFSKMGVFGAIIVGLVVGTLMSIITEFYTAMGKRPVSSIVKQSSTGHATNIIGGLAVGMESTFLPILVLAGGIYGSYLCAGLYGVAIAAAGMMATTAMQLAIDAFGPIADNAGGIAEMSELPKEVREKTDILDAVGNTTAATGKGFAIASAALTALALFAAFVGIAGIDGIDIYRADVLAGLFVGGMIPFIFSSLAITAVGQAAMAMVEEVRRQFREIPGILEGTAEPEYQKCVAISTDASIRKMMLPGAIAIVSPLLVGFIFGPEVLGGFLAGATVCGVLMGIFQNNAGGAWDNAKKSFEKGVDINGQTYYKGSEPHKASITGDTVGDPFKDTSGPSMNILIKLMSIVSLVIAPTLAVLHKDKIEANRKAKIEALTKMSGIYPAIIANTHVINTVVIAPKIIKGYLNEDGDFVYDTGNIQEVELEGGKKITIGEGSQLYQMYNAVKNKDQAVLDPNNWFTLENLYFEVGSSNLKPKAEAQLLNLVELMNAYPTMKIKLGGYTDNTGNQETNQKLSNLRAQTTKLKLLELGISGDRIETEGYGSQHPVCEANDTEECRSKNRRIDVRVTAL; from the coding sequence ATGGATTTATTTATGCTAGTTCCAATTTTTGGGGTACTTGCCCTTCTTTTTACTTTTATTCAAAGCAGGTGGGTGAGTAAGCAAAATGCCGGAAATGAAAAAATGAAAGTTATCAGCGGGCATATCGCTGACGGTGCAATGGCTTTTCTAAAGGCCGAGTACAAGATTATGATGTATTTTGTGATTATAGTTGCCATTTTATTAGCCGTGATGGGAATGACTAATTCCAATTCACATTGGGCTATTGGAATTGCCTTTATTATCGGCGCCATATTATCAGCATTGGCAGGTTTTATAGGAATGAAAATTGCAACAAAAGCCAATGTAAGAACTGCCGAAGCTGCAAAAACTTCTTTATCTAAAGCTCTTAAAGTATCTTTCACTGGGGGTTCTGTGATGGGAATGGGAGTAGCCGGATTAGCTGTTTTAGGTTTAGGGTCAGTCTATTTAATTATTAAACAAATTTTTGCTCCTCATGCAACCGTAGATTCTCACGAAATGGAAAGAGCTATTGAAATCCTCACAGGATTTTCTTTAGGCGCAGAATCTATTGCTTTATTTGCCAGAGTGGGAGGCGGTATTTACACCAAAGCTGCCGACGTTGGAGCTGATTTAGTAGGAAAAGTAGAAGCCGGAATTCCTGAAGACGACCCTAGAAATCCAGCAACAATTGCAGATAATGTGGGAGATAACGTAGGTGATGTAGCAGGGATGGGCGCTGATTTATTTGGTTCATATGTAGCCACAGTTTTAGCAACGATGGTCTTGGGAAGAGAAACTCTTTCTAATGATTCATTTGGAGGGTTTGCTCCGATTTTATTACCCATGCTTATTGCCGGAACTGGGATTATTTTCTCAATGATTGGTACTTTATTCGTTAAAATTAATGATAATGAAGGAGCATCTACATCAAATATACAGAATGCTTTAAACTTAGGAAACTGGGGAAGTATCGTCATCACAGCAGTAGCTTCTTATTTCTTAGTTAATTATCTCTTACCTGAAACGATGGTTCTCAGAGGTCATGAGTTCTCCAAAATGGGTGTTTTTGGAGCCATTATCGTTGGTTTAGTCGTAGGAACTTTAATGAGTATTATCACCGAATTTTATACGGCAATGGGAAAAAGACCGGTTTCCAGTATTGTTAAACAGTCTTCTACCGGTCACGCAACCAATATCATTGGTGGACTTGCTGTAGGAATGGAATCTACATTTTTACCAATTCTAGTGCTTGCTGGAGGAATTTACGGTTCTTATTTATGTGCCGGATTATACGGCGTTGCCATTGCCGCAGCAGGAATGATGGCTACAACAGCTATGCAGTTGGCAATCGATGCTTTCGGGCCTATTGCTGATAATGCAGGTGGTATTGCCGAAATGAGTGAACTACCAAAAGAAGTTAGAGAAAAAACAGATATTTTAGATGCTGTAGGAAATACTACCGCTGCCACCGGAAAAGGGTTTGCAATTGCTTCTGCAGCCTTAACAGCACTCGCGTTATTTGCAGCATTTGTTGGAATTGCAGGCATTGACGGTATCGACATTTACAGAGCCGATGTTTTAGCTGGATTATTTGTCGGCGGAATGATTCCGTTTATATTTTCATCTTTGGCGATTACTGCCGTTGGACAGGCTGCAATGGCAATGGTGGAAGAGGTGAGAAGACAATTTAGAGAAATCCCCGGAATTCTTGAAGGAACAGCCGAACCGGAATATCAAAAATGTGTTGCCATTTCTACCGATGCTTCAATCCGTAAAATGATGCTTCCGGGAGCGATTGCAATTGTATCACCATTATTGGTTGGCTTTATTTTCGGACCTGAAGTATTGGGCGGCTTTTTGGCTGGAGCCACAGTTTGCGGCGTTTTAATGGGAATCTTCCAGAATAATGCTGGTGGAGCTTGGGATAATGCTAAAAAATCTTTCGAAAAAGGAGTAGATATCAATGGGCAAACCTATTACAAAGGTTCAGAACCCCATAAAGCTTCTATAACAGGAGATACAGTAGGTGATCCGTTTAAAGATACTTCAGGGCCTTCGATGAATATTTTAATTAAATTAATGTCGATTGTTTCTTTGGTTATTGCACCTACTTTAGCTGTTTTACATAAAGATAAAATTGAAGCCAATAGAAAGGCGAAAATTGAAGCTTTAACAAAAATGTCAGGAATTTATCCTGCTATAATAGCCAATACACACGTCATCAATACCGTGGTTATTGCACCAAAAATCATTAAAGGTTATCTGAATGAAGACGGAGATTTCGTTTACGATACAGGAAATATTCAGGAAGTAGAGCTTGAAGGTGGCAAGAAAATTACTATTGGTGAAGGAAGTCAGCTTTATCAAATGTATAATGCCGTAAAAAACAAAGACCAGGCAGTTTTAGACCCAAATAACTGGTTTACATTGGAGAATTTGTATTTTGAAGTAGGCTCAAGCAACCTTAAACCTAAAGCAGAAGCTCAATTATTAAATTTGGTAGAATTGATGAATGCATATCCTACTATGAAAATAAAATTGGGTGGCTATACCGACAATACCGGAAATCAGGAAACCAATCAGAAGCTTTCTAATCTTAGAGCGCAGACAACTAAGCTGAAACTTTTAGAATTGGGAATTTCAGGAGACCGTATCGAAACAGAAGGCTACGGCTCGCAACATCCAGTTTGTGAAGCTAATGACACCGAGGAATGTCGCTCGAAAAACAGAAGAATTGATGTAAGAGTTACTGCTCTTTAA
- a CDS encoding T9SS type A sorting domain-containing protein, producing MKSKLLLLIAFSSLSTSYNTQTFPYQRSWGTYIGATGTYLGDFSINGNSFFIDSQQNILVNGHISYQNSYTSAYYNQFVTGGGNTITPNQSNYYSAKISPTGQMLMGSYNGASNNFERIVGIDNSENVYVLKKYPTQVPNLATPGAWLNQNVNTANNQTSTLTKYDPSHNIAWTTYVPSNTMSLRFDDNQDIYLLGSVTHDVPGLGTPGVFQENYASYVTSGSVHENSYLVKLNSSGQKLWGTFSTPGIIDFKWFNDELYIVANYSPQMPGNFTNPGTFQPTAEAANIILKFNANTGQKIWGTFYGTPINPTSFTGYGISAIDVNSTGIYVSGQDENDAYPNYFATIGAYKSQLVNGDLFLSKFDFSGNRIWSTYFGSAGYDGLFGANNLTVLGSRIVITGSQHGATSNISTPGAFLTTVPNTSLGLTNMYFAEFDSNGNRIWASYYGGGGSNNLGEHINAKFMDNGSLILWGTTGATTGIGTEGAAYQNMINPYPNIPFGFIAKFSVKNELSTSELTKQNELQLYDNPNNGNFYVSGKILEKQKTIVRIFDMSGKLLNTEYLTLNKTHYLQLNGKLQSGNYLVEISTEKAEKLKVFKMTVK from the coding sequence ATGAAATCAAAATTACTCCTACTAATAGCGTTTAGCTCACTTTCTACATCTTACAACACGCAAACATTTCCTTATCAACGCAGCTGGGGAACTTATATAGGAGCTACCGGAACTTATCTTGGTGACTTTAGCATAAACGGGAATTCTTTCTTTATTGATTCTCAACAAAATATTCTTGTAAATGGGCATATTTCTTATCAAAATAGTTATACTTCAGCCTATTATAATCAATTCGTAACCGGAGGTGGAAATACAATTACACCAAATCAAAGTAATTATTATTCTGCAAAAATTTCTCCTACCGGACAAATGCTCATGGGAAGTTATAATGGTGCTTCAAATAATTTTGAAAGAATTGTTGGAATTGATAATTCTGAAAATGTTTACGTTCTAAAAAAATATCCTACACAAGTACCCAATTTAGCAACACCAGGAGCTTGGCTCAATCAAAATGTAAATACTGCAAATAATCAAACTTCTACCCTTACAAAATATGACCCTTCTCATAATATAGCATGGACTACGTATGTGCCAAGCAATACCATGAGCTTAAGATTTGATGATAATCAGGATATCTATTTATTAGGATCTGTAACGCATGATGTGCCTGGACTGGGAACTCCCGGGGTATTTCAGGAAAACTATGCAAGCTATGTGACGAGCGGAAGCGTACATGAGAATTCATACCTTGTAAAGCTCAATTCTTCTGGCCAAAAGTTATGGGGTACTTTTTCAACTCCGGGAATAATTGATTTCAAATGGTTTAATGATGAATTATATATTGTAGCAAATTATTCACCGCAAATGCCTGGAAATTTCACCAATCCAGGAACGTTCCAGCCGACAGCAGAAGCAGCTAATATAATTTTAAAATTTAATGCCAATACAGGTCAGAAAATTTGGGGTACTTTTTATGGAACACCTATCAATCCTACTTCATTTACAGGTTATGGTATAAGCGCAATTGATGTTAATTCTACCGGAATCTATGTAAGTGGACAAGATGAAAACGATGCATATCCCAATTATTTTGCAACCATAGGTGCCTATAAATCTCAATTGGTAAATGGTGACCTGTTCTTATCTAAATTTGATTTTAGTGGAAACAGAATATGGAGTACGTATTTTGGAAGTGCGGGCTATGATGGTCTGTTTGGAGCAAACAACCTAACTGTTTTGGGAAGCAGAATTGTCATCACTGGAAGTCAGCACGGAGCCACAAGCAATATATCAACACCTGGAGCATTTCTCACAACAGTTCCAAATACCTCTTTAGGACTTACTAATATGTATTTTGCAGAGTTTGATTCTAATGGCAATAGAATTTGGGCATCATATTATGGCGGTGGTGGTAGTAACAATCTTGGCGAACATATCAATGCTAAATTTATGGATAATGGCTCATTAATATTATGGGGAACTACAGGGGCAACAACGGGAATTGGAACAGAAGGCGCGGCCTATCAAAATATGATTAACCCTTATCCAAATATACCATTTGGTTTTATCGCTAAGTTTAGCGTAAAAAATGAATTGTCAACTTCTGAATTAACTAAGCAAAATGAGCTCCAGCTTTATGATAATCCCAATAATGGCAACTTCTATGTGTCCGGAAAAATTTTAGAAAAACAAAAGACAATTGTTAGAATCTTTGATATGTCTGGCAAATTACTCAATACGGAGTATCTCACTCTAAACAAAACCCATTATCTACAATTGAATGGTAAATTACAATCCGGAAACTATTTAGTTGAAATAAGTACCGAAAAAGCAGAAAAACTAAAAGTCTTTAAAATGACTGTTAAATAA
- a CDS encoding SphA family protein, producing the protein MKKIISCIVFLFSGTILFGQGHYNGSSFNPNDYFAPHAGWIIPVWYGYANMDYHNASGKKSDQLINPAPGNPTDLKIKQNVVTNSFILMAIYGGKGKVLGANWGMMIIPTLNSPTANIALDYYSSQTGSGTYVFTNKSIGIGDMYIQPVWLSWTKGKFSYALNYGVWAPTGKYKPHDLDNGGHGYWSHNIRVAGKMKPTSKTNISLATTLEVNQWQKDTDFKEGTHFTIDAGGSHVLNSRGDEIGAFAHYATQVGDDKGTNGGFASDQIAGIGAFGSYWIVPMKIGVMARVTQNFATENRFGGTAIQAGVNILIPSSSSSHH; encoded by the coding sequence ATGAAAAAAATTATCTCATGCATCGTTTTTTTATTTTCAGGAACGATATTATTTGGACAAGGTCATTACAACGGATCTTCCTTTAATCCGAATGATTATTTTGCCCCTCATGCCGGATGGATTATCCCAGTCTGGTACGGATATGCCAATATGGATTATCATAATGCTTCAGGAAAAAAATCTGATCAATTAATAAATCCAGCTCCTGGAAATCCTACAGATCTTAAGATTAAACAAAATGTAGTCACCAATTCTTTTATTTTAATGGCAATATATGGAGGAAAAGGTAAGGTTTTAGGAGCCAATTGGGGAATGATGATTATTCCTACCCTGAATAGCCCGACGGCAAATATTGCTTTAGACTATTATTCTAGTCAGACGGGATCAGGAACTTATGTTTTCACCAACAAAAGCATCGGGATTGGCGATATGTACATTCAGCCCGTTTGGTTATCTTGGACGAAAGGAAAATTCAGTTACGCTCTTAATTACGGAGTCTGGGCTCCCACAGGAAAATATAAACCTCACGATTTAGATAACGGAGGACATGGATATTGGTCGCATAACATTCGTGTAGCGGGAAAAATGAAGCCAACCTCTAAAACCAATATTAGTTTGGCAACGACTTTAGAGGTGAATCAATGGCAAAAAGACACCGATTTCAAAGAAGGGACTCATTTTACAATTGATGCAGGCGGATCTCACGTCTTAAACTCAAGAGGAGACGAAATAGGAGCATTTGCCCACTACGCTACTCAAGTAGGTGATGATAAAGGGACTAACGGAGGTTTTGCGTCTGATCAAATTGCTGGGATTGGAGCTTTTGGCTCTTACTGGATAGTTCCCATGAAAATTGGAGTAATGGCAAGAGTTACTCAAAATTTCGCAACAGAAAATCGATTTGGAGGAACGGCAATACAAGCCGGCGTCAATATTTTAATTCCATCTTCTTCTTCTTCTCATCATTAA
- a CDS encoding aminotransferase class I/II-fold pyridoxal phosphate-dependent enzyme: MEKNYGFNDYKFFTEMSELSSRHQSYDLSLGLPDFEIDPRLRYFLKESVDMISHSYESLAGNSLLIENIIRFNLNRKNSLKLKYEEVNIVPCSTFGLYTSLKSILNAGDEVIVIQPSYYTYAPSIVLNGGVPVYYNLDNDFKIDWEKLQQCISTKTKAIIVNSPQNPTGKTWTKEDWNQLYELIKHQEIYLISEEVYDIYYYDNEEHYSSFLHPELRKRTFCIFSFGKMFHATGWKVSYLLASEELLINFRNHQQYISYSSNSPCQYAIAKYLDVFNPAENQKIMQDKRDIFNELIQPTPLVVEEISQGGFFQIVNFRNLTKTMTDVEFSKWLTVEKKVSCLPLSAFYHSKTDSDYIRFSFAKKDEVIIQALEHLKKNL, from the coding sequence ATGGAAAAAAATTACGGATTTAATGATTATAAATTTTTCACAGAAATGTCTGAGCTTTCTTCCAGACATCAAAGTTACGATTTGTCTTTAGGGCTTCCCGATTTTGAAATTGACCCGCGTCTTCGGTATTTCCTCAAAGAATCTGTAGATATGATTAGCCACAGCTACGAATCGTTGGCGGGTAATTCTTTATTGATTGAGAATATTATTCGGTTTAATTTAAACAGGAAAAACAGTTTAAAATTAAAATATGAAGAAGTAAACATCGTTCCGTGTTCTACATTTGGGTTATACACATCTTTAAAGTCTATTTTAAATGCGGGTGATGAAGTTATCGTTATTCAGCCTTCTTATTACACCTATGCTCCTTCTATCGTTTTGAATGGCGGGGTTCCTGTTTACTATAATTTGGATAATGATTTTAAAATTGATTGGGAAAAGCTTCAACAATGTATTTCTACAAAAACAAAAGCGATTATTGTAAATTCTCCTCAAAATCCCACCGGAAAAACGTGGACTAAAGAAGACTGGAATCAATTGTATGAGCTTATCAAACATCAGGAAATCTATCTTATTTCTGAGGAAGTTTATGATATTTACTATTATGACAATGAAGAACATTATAGCTCATTTTTACATCCTGAATTAAGAAAGAGAACGTTTTGTATATTTTCTTTTGGCAAAATGTTCCACGCAACAGGCTGGAAGGTTAGTTATCTTTTAGCTTCAGAAGAATTACTTATCAATTTCAGGAATCATCAGCAATATATTTCATACAGTTCCAATTCGCCTTGTCAATATGCCATTGCAAAGTATCTTGATGTCTTTAATCCAGCAGAAAATCAAAAAATCATGCAGGATAAGCGTGATATTTTTAATGAATTGATACAACCGACTCCTTTAGTTGTTGAAGAAATATCTCAGGGTGGTTTTTTTCAAATTGTAAATTTCAGAAATCTTACCAAAACAATGACTGATGTTGAGTTTTCGAAATGGTTAACTGTAGAAAAGAAAGTTTCTTGCTTACCACTTTCTGCATTTTATCACTCTAAAACAGACTCAGATTATATCCGATTTAGTTTTGCTAAAAAAGATGAAGTGATTATTCAAGCTTTGGAACATTTAAAGAAGAACTTGTAA
- a CDS encoding peptidoglycan-binding protein LysM: MTKQFAIAALTIGAIVLGTNNAKAQNTTATTTVNITLNDVISIDAGSTAIGNTVDFNYVTAADYNSNQTITKANSLKVTSTKNFNVKVKAGGANFMNGVNLIPVNVLTIKAATAAGTMGGTKSAVVLSATDQNLVANAPLGSALTLNLDYTIPAAKSSSSDILGKPAGTYTQTVTYTATAL; this comes from the coding sequence ATGACAAAACAATTCGCAATCGCAGCATTAACTATCGGAGCAATCGTATTAGGAACTAACAATGCTAAAGCTCAAAATACAACTGCTACTACAACAGTAAACATTACCCTGAATGACGTCATCTCCATTGATGCTGGAAGTACTGCAATTGGTAATACCGTTGACTTTAACTATGTTACTGCAGCAGATTATAACTCTAATCAAACCATTACTAAAGCCAACTCTTTGAAAGTTACTTCAACCAAGAACTTTAATGTAAAAGTAAAAGCAGGAGGTGCCAATTTCATGAATGGAGTTAACTTAATCCCTGTAAATGTTTTGACAATCAAAGCCGCTACAGCTGCCGGAACAATGGGCGGAACAAAAAGCGCGGTTGTTTTATCTGCAACTGATCAAAATTTAGTAGCAAATGCTCCACTTGGAAGTGCATTAACGCTGAATTTAGACTATACCATTCCAGCGGCGAAATCATCATCTTCTGATATTTTAGGTAAACCAGCTGGAACTTATACACAAACAGTAACTTATACTGCGACGGCTTTATAA